GTATGAAATTACGGGAGTGGTAGGGGATCACCTGGTCAAAGCCTGCTGTTTTTGCCAGCCAGCAAACCTGGTCCATTATCCTGGCAGGGATGGCGATGTCAGCGGCCTGTCCGAAAAGGTGCAGGCTTTTTGCGACCCCTCCAACCTCCCGGTTGTGTTTTTCACATCTGTAGCCGCTGGTTATCACTATGGGTATTTTCATCTCCTGCCTGAGCTTTTCCAACTTTTCCAAAAGATCAGGGTGGAGCCTCACCCTGAAGCAGCAAGGACATTCGAACTCCCAAAGCTTAAAATGAGGAGCAATTTTTATGTCGTTAGGCCTCATGGCAGAGTCCCTCCGCGGTTGACTATAGCCAGCTGGAGGTCCCTTATGGCTTGGGTTAGCTCGTCAAGCCGCCGCTCCATGCGCACCAAAAGGTAGGCAGCAACGGCCACCGCAAAGCCGCCCTGGGCGACGGAAGCGACGAAATCTTCCAAGGCCTTTCACCTCCTTAAGTTTAAGCGCTAATTGTAAAAGCCCGGCCTCTCGGCCGGGCTTCATTGCCTTCGCATATTTTAGAACATCTCTGTC
The DNA window shown above is from Thermovirga lienii DSM 17291 and carries:
- a CDS encoding Peptidase M15A (PFAM: Peptidase M15~InterPro IPR013230~KEGG: aco:Amico_1739 peptidase M15A~PFAM: Peptidase M15A~SPTR: Peptidase M15A), with product MRPNDIKIAPHFKLWEFECPCCFRVRLHPDLLEKLEKLRQEMKIPIVITSGYRCEKHNREVGGVAKSLHLFGQAADIAIPARIMDQVCWLAKTAGFDQVIPYHSRNFIHLGVFGKQNKETNPAQNTQAA
- a CDS encoding hypothetical protein (KEGG: aco:Amico_1740 hypothetical protein~SPTR: Putative uncharacterized protein), which produces MEDFVASVAQGGFAVAVAAYLLVRMERRLDELTQAIRDLQLAIVNRGGTLP